TTGATAACATTGAAACTTCTCAACTCATTGACAGAATGAAACGAAACCAAATTTGAGGAATACAATTGAGAAGATTATAATGAATATAAGTGAAACTGGAgtcatttctttcattttattgtattgtaattttcactggtGGTAAGATTACTGTctgaaaaaacttcgaaaacctctaaaaagtctgcaaaactgCATAGTTTGCTAAAAaagaaaattcatcaaattcaCATAAAATCTGCAACTTGGTATCTgtgattctgacgctcattatttcgcaattctgcgacgattccgtcgcattctatgctaAGCTGAAATTCGCAATACTAATCGAACCAATAATCGTAGGAAATTATTCGATTACTGCGATTATCTGAAAGAATTCAAtcgattaaatttcattcgattaaCTGTGCCTTTACTCGATtattcgattaatcgatcgatattacgacatctctATGTGTAACTTCGGATTGTCGTGTGTTTCGTTAAGTTCTGGCTGTTGAATTTAAGTTCCGCTGCGTCTTAATTCAAAATCGTCGGAAGTACACTATAAAATTGGATTGTTACCAATCGAGCCTTTTTCTTAAAAATTCAGAAACAATCGTTAGGAATGTCGATGTCGAAGCCCTCGAACACAGCCAGTGTGTTTTTCCGAAACCTGGATCCACGCATCGACAAACAGGTGCTGCATCAAATATGCTCTACGTTCGGGGAAATCTGTCGTTGCGACGTAGTTCGCAATAAAGCCGGTCAACCAAAAGGGTATGCATTTGTGCATTACCAGAATTCTGACTCGGCCAACCAGTGCATCGCGGCACTTAATGGAATGGTTTTGTTAGATAAACAAATCAGCGCTGAACCGGTCATGGCCCGTGAGGAACGCCAGCGCGCTGCATTGCTGTGTAATGTTTATGTCAAGAATTTCGGGAATGAGCTTAACAATGATACTCTAAAGGAGATGTTCTCAAAATACGGATCCATTACAAAACATCGGGTTGTAACAAATAAGAACGGTAAAAGCCACGGTTTTGTGGTTTTTACTAATCCAGCATCAGCCGAAAAAGCCATTCAGGAGTTAAATGGGAAGAAATTGAAAAACGGAATGTTTCTACAAGTTGAATCAACTTTAAAAACAGCGCCAACTGGAATGGGTAGTGAAATGCGTGTTGCACAGATTAATTCGTATGACGATCCGGGTGTAAATTTATATGTCAGTAATCTAGACAAATCGATCAACATCGACGATCTACGAAATAAGTTTGCTGCGTTCGGAACAATCAAATCGCTTAAAATAATGTACAAGGCAGGTCACTCTGAAGGGTACGGATTCGTGCGTTATGTAAGTGTCGAGGAAGCCATCAAAGCTATTTCGGAGATGAACGGGCAGAAATTCGAAGGTAGCAACAAATCACTTCACGTGTCTTTGGCAACTTGTAGAGCAGATCGTCAAGCGGCAACGCAATGCCTCCAATATATAGCCAGAATGATAATTATGAACTCGGCAGTACAACTGCTGCAACCTGGTGAAGGTTTTCTGGACACAGCAATTTATTCGCTCATCTCCAGCGCAGAGGAATTCGTTTACTGGTTCAATCCCAACTGCAGTCGCTTTGGCGGCGGCAATCGAAGCCGCAAATAAAAAGCATAGAAATCACTGAAATTGCCACAAAAAGCAAGATAAATTTATATTGGACATGTTATATTATCAATTTgtgaattgaatttgaaaaaaaaaagttattctgAACTCAATCAACTATTAAGCTGAATTTGTTACTTTGTTATGCTGAAATACATATGGAAATATTTGTCACAACTCACATTGTCTGTGTTTTTGTACCTGGGCGTACAAAATCAATCACTCCTTGAGGTTTTTCATACATACACACTGTTGccaaaatcgaaacgtcatgatAAAAGGTGCTGTATACAGTCTTCTAGGTGCTTAGAAACAACAGTATTAAggatcgtgtttcactttgctcccgaacattgctttatcatacagcgctcaaagctcctactactggaaaagGGTGAAAAGTCGATTAcacaataatatcgatatcttTGGTAAAAATGAACGACTTCTAACAATCTAAGGCTTGTTGCATTGCTATTACCAAGTGGAATCTAACTCTCAAAACCTTGTAAACAAAATACAagttcaattgtgacagatattctgACATAAAACTGTATAACTCGAAAAGCAAGCAACAAATCAACGAACAATAGCGTTCTGGCCGACaaaaagaccttttatttgcagttagtccgatcaaaatcggcccagccatctctgagatctacgCCTCTTTGTTCTGTACACACATActcttgctcagttcgtcgagctgaatcaatcttatcaagatggcgtcgtgacagaggGCCACATCGAGCACATCATGtgaattgtatgggtgcacaaTGCTGTTATTTGCGTCCAcacaaatttgacatttctcctaCCTACTTGTGAGTACAAGACTCGATGCGGATTCGCCCGAGGGCGCCACGTTCGcaaaaaaaaggatgttgtctaTGATTTGTTCATGGAATGTGAGAGTTGGATATCTTGTCAATATGATGCCTTTGGTCCAATCCAATGTCGAAGGTTGGAGTAGTCAGCTGGGCATCAGCATCAATAAAATGTTGAAACATCAACTCACttttgtggttttttttttcggagttTTCACTATAGACAATAATTTGGCTTTTCCTATTGCATACATATTgcacatattgcacgaaatattcgttcaatttgctgtaacggtttgttgttgttatttctcttgcaaaaatagtgtgaaaattaagtgttacctttacatagaaagaaaatttgttgttattctacgtgaagtagaagtattgtgcaggtatgtagtgttagtttaaacaaataagtggaaaaaacttcagaaattctgcattaaaacaagtccaacggggctccaactcctcatgttaaaaatggctcaacaatggacctatgtctgccgggtttgttgaacgaaaaaaaggcattcggttcaacggtctgtttcaaaatcggcaaacaaaggtcccgtgttggcctcccgttgaacgattgattggactttaattggaccaatgatccaacgtattggaccaataaaggaccaccgttgaacgtttttttctaagaggggttGCATCAATTTCTCGGATTAAAATTGGCTTAGCTCTCAAACAAtccgaccgtcccacgacaaaagggcctaactgcaaatgacagtttctctctgtttacttttttttcacgatttaccgaactgattttatatttgacgctttactcttcgcaaaactttcaaggtaaaactacaatctttcgatttatattggagaatttgcaataatggctccgtaataatcaaaagagaaagtaaacaaagagaggctctcatttgcagttaggcacgcttatttattttcgatgaatctcggtaaaactttgCATCGCCGAGTACTCGGtaatcaaatttgacaaacgtcaattaTTACTGAAATTGTCAGCAAAAAATTTACTGTCTGTTCGACATAACCTATACTGAATGTTCGTCAAAAGCAACgaagtgaaatttatgaattacTGAGCCTTCAGCAATCAAAAGGATTATGACTTTTTTTTCGtataaacatacacacacactaagatttaatttctttgttcggtaatatttttgacgagaactttcggtaatctatagaaataaccgatatttaGGTAGAAGAATTTTATTCTATAATAATTATGCTAATTTTTActggacgatcagttttacgttTTACCTTACCATtcatatggtaaaattatcttccaaatTTTTCAGTAAGTATCTTGTTAttaatcaaaggaaaaaaatcttgaagggtggaaaaaattttaaaacaggTACTAAAAGCTTTTAGTTCACTTatgggcagaaaataattttgtatcacttgtccacttgctgccaacacaaatcgttcaagaataaCTTCTAGTGggttcgacggattgtgcagtgttttggaaagcgcacttttgacacttttttaattttttcgtggaatgaaaccatagccacaagcatttagaattttcttcattcttttttgtgaatttgtgttgttttgttaAATCCGAACATCCAGAATTTTAgttttatgtactgacgagtcgaagacgaaacataaagtatagaaatcggttat
This genomic window from Malaya genurostris strain Urasoe2022 chromosome 1, Malgen_1.1, whole genome shotgun sequence contains:
- the LOC131433873 gene encoding polyadenylate-binding protein 1-A-like, with protein sequence MSMSKPSNTASVFFRNLDPRIDKQVLHQICSTFGEICRCDVVRNKAGQPKGYAFVHYQNSDSANQCIAALNGMVLLDKQISAEPVMAREERQRAALLCNVYVKNFGNELNNDTLKEMFSKYGSITKHRVVTNKNGKSHGFVVFTNPASAEKAIQELNGKKLKNGMFLQVESTLKTAPTGMGSEMRVAQINSYDDPGVNLYVSNLDKSINIDDLRNKFAAFGTIKSLKIMYKAGHSEGYGFVRYVSVEEAIKAISEMNGQKFEGSNKSLHVSLATCRADRQAATQCLQYIARMIIMNSAVQLLQPGEGFLDTAIYSLISSAEEFVYWFNPNCSRFGGGNRSRK